A single Cannabis sativa cultivar Pink pepper isolate KNU-18-1 chromosome 7, ASM2916894v1, whole genome shotgun sequence DNA region contains:
- the LOC115696927 gene encoding UDP-glycosyltransferase 43, whose product MMTPKDRNMVEKNSDVETNNNEVVFISTPAIGMLTPTVEFARRLVDHHPSRLSATILLIPVPQWPTINAYTQSLLSNSSSSSSPNLRFFLLPTMDPPSPNHFHSYVAHISSLIENYKLNVKNAISSLRLSQPFNSNQQRRIIGLVVDMFCTPMIDVAVELGIPSYLFFASPASFLSFMLEVPILDSQLNSESLTEFRVPGFANPVPRSILPTTVLKRGDGYAWYIYHGQRYTQTKGIIVNTFTELETFVLDSLSERNVPKVYSIGPIIDYNGPEQWHPDKAQQKNVMKWLDDKPVSSVVFLCFGSMGSLNGPQVREIAIGLERIGCRFLWSLRKAPNAKLGLPNEYVNFDDVLPSGFLDRTVGLGKVCGWVPQVTILGHPAIGGFVSHCGWNSILESLWHGVPIATWPVYAEQQMNAFEMVKELGLAIDIRLDYREGSDLVMAEEVQRAIERLMASDCEVRERVKCMKQKCRMALFENGSSYKSLGVLVEKLISNY is encoded by the coding sequence ATGATGACTCCAAAAGATCGAAACATGGTTGAAAAAAACTCTGATGTAGAGACGAATAACAATGAAGTGGTCTTCATCTCTACTCCGGCAATAGGAATGCTAACCCCAACTGTCGAATTTGCTCGCCGCCTAGTAGATCACCATCCTAGCCGCCTCTCCGCTACCATCCTCCTCATCCCTGTCCCACAGTGGCCAACAATCAACGCCTACACACAATCCCTCCTCTCCAACTCATCATCATCTTCCTCCCCCAATCTCCGCTTCTTCCTCCTTCCCACCATGGACCCTCCCTCACCTAATCACTTCCACTCTTACGTAGCCCACATATCATCCCTCATAGAAAATTATAAACTCAATGTTAAAAATGCCATTTCCAGCCTCCGCCTTAGTCAACCTTTCAACTCCAATCAACAACGACGAATCATCGGATTGGTTGTTGACATGTTTTGTACGCCTATGATCGACGTGGCAGTTGAGCTTGGAATTCCCTCTTACCTTTTCTTTGCTTCACCGGCAAGTTTTCTCAGCTTTATGTTGGAGGTGCCGATTCTTGACTCGCAACTCAATTCTGAATCGCTTACTGAGTTTAGAGTTccgggttttgctaatccagtGCCTCGATCGATTCTTCCCACGACAGTATTAAAGCGAGGTGATGGGTATGCATGGTATATTTATCATGGTCAAAGGTACACCCAAACAAAAGGTATAATTGTAAATACATTCACAGAGTTAGAGACCTTTGTATTGGATTCATTGTCCGAAAGAAATGTGCCTAAGGTGTACTCTATTGGGCCCATAATAGATTACAATGGGCCAGAGCAGTGGCATCCAGATAAAGCCCAACAGAAGAACGTGATGAAATGGCTCGATGATAAGCCTGTGTCGTCCGTGGTGTTCCTATGCTTTGGAAGCATGGGAAGCCTTAATGGGCCTCAAGTGAGAGAGATAGCTATTGGGCTCGAGCGGATCGGGTGTCGGTTCTTATGGTCATTACGCAAGGCTCCTAATGCTAAGTTGGGTCTCCCGAatgaatatgttaattttgatgACGTGTTACCAAGTGGTTTTTTGGATCGTACGGTTGGGTTAGGAAAAGTGTGTGGGTGGGTCCCGCAAGTGACGATTCTTGGTCATCCGGCGATTGGAGGGTTCGTGTCGCATTGTGGTTGGAATTCAATTCTAGAAAGCTTGTGGCATGGTGTACCGATTGCCACGTGGCCAGTGTATGCTGAGCAACAGATGAATGCATTTGAGATGGTGAAAGAATTGGGATTAGCAATAGATATTAGGTTGGATTATAGGGAGGGTAGTGATTTAGTAATGGCAGAGGAGGTACAAAGAGCAATTGAGAGGTTAATGGCAAGTGATTGTGAGGTTAGAGAGAGAGTAAAATGTATGAAACAAAAGTGTAGGATGGCTTTGTTTGAAAATGGATCGTCGTATAAGTCACTAGGTGTCCTCGTTGAGAAATTGATAAGTAATTATTAG